The sequence ATGATTGGGCAACCTACTTTTAGTGAGATTCTGTAAGGTGGAAAACCACTTGGACTTAGAGAATTCAAGAACTCTTCTTGAAAAATATTGTTATTGTCATCTTCAATGGAGTCCCAAGATGTATACACTTTTTCTTCGCCTGGAAATTTTGAGATGAACATTTCATTGATTTTATCAACATCACAGTTCTTTGGGGTAATAATGGCTCTGCCAACCATGTAGTTTGCATCGTTTACGTGATTGATCATATTTGGAAAAACAAAATCAATCAACTTGTCAATGGATTCTTCATTCTCCCATCGTATGACCAGGGAATCAGGAAATTTTATAAAGTCTCCATTGATTGTATGTTGCAAACCGTTGCCTATCCTCAACAGAAACTCTGAAAATTCAGTATCATCTGCAGATCTCATATTTTGTTGAAGATGTAATACATTGACACGATGCCAAAATGTTGACTTCAAAATGCTTGCAGCAATTTGTTCTCTCATAGTTCCTAGTTTAACAACTTGCAATACTTGTCGAAAATCTCCACCGAAAACCATAATTTTTCCTCCAAATGGCAAATGATTTTCCATAATATCTTGAAAATTTTTGTTGACAGATTCGAAAGCATAACAGTTTGCCATTGGAGCCTCATCCCATATTACTGTTGTTGCACGTCTTATTAACTCAGCAAGATCTGTTTGTTTCTTTATCGTACAAAGGGTTGATGTTGTTGGTTTAAGTGAAATTTGTAGACGTGAATGCGCTGTTCTTCCCCCAGGTAACAATGTTGCAGTTATTCCAGAAGTCGCTACTGCAATTATAGTTTTTCCACTCTTTCTGACATGAGCCAAAATTGTACGGTAAAGAAAGGCTTTTCCAGTGCCTCCTGGACCATCAATGAAGAATAGTTTTGGTTGGTTGCACATAATGTTTTGTATGACAGAATCAAATGTCATTTTTTGTTGAGCATTCAAATATTCAATAGATCTCAAATCGTCATCTGAAATTTGAATTGAAAGCTCATCTTCAATTATTCTTGGAAGTGGGTGGTCTGATAAAAATGCTACATTTATTGATCGCAAATCAAAATCATCGAgcgtttttttttattgatgcaAAAATCTTCGTATCTCAAGAAGCCATTTATTTGCAATGAATTCACTATTAGCTGAAATCGATATTCCATAATCTTCAGACATGTATGTGTGGAACTCATCCCAAAGTTATCGAACCCTGGTTGGTTGGAAAAACAACAAAATGGAGACAAATAATATTCTCAATGACGATGACATTTTAACTGAGCAAGCTTCGAGCAGACAGTGGTGCACATAATCATCATGTTGCAAAAGTCCCCTAATTTCAGCTGCTTCTTTAAAGGTTGTGTATACATTTCCATTAACAGTAATCAAGTACTCAAAAGATTTCGAACCCGAAACATTATTGAGAAGTATGCGAAGATAAAATCTCTCACCTTCTGATGGGGACACAACATATATCCTTCCAACTACTTGATTTTGGATTCTTCGAGGAACCCACTCTTTTTGAGATTGTATCCAAGTGAAATATTGTGGAAATTCCCTATATAAGTACTTTCCAGCCAATTCGGGAACACAATTCATTTGCAAAAAAATTTGTGAGCATGGTCTTTGTGTTTCCATCATTTGCAAGTACATCACTTATGTGTTGGTTTGAGTGAAATTGAATGGAATGCTGGTTTGGTAAATGTAATTGCAACCTAATTACAGCAGGATACAACCTACTAAATTCAAATGAGAAAATTCGCCACAGAGCTTCAGGTGCGGAAATCCATCTTCCATCCACATATTGTTGTATTCATCAAAATTATGTCCATTACGTACCTCTAATGCAACTCGGTCAGGTCCTTTAATTTATGAATGTATTTGTATATGTACTTAACACATTTGATACCGCCGCAAACTTCAACATTTATGTGACAATCATATTTCAACAGAATCCACGGATTATAAGGGACGACCCAGCTGTTGTCAGCCATGATTTGATCattttcatatatttgtacTTGTGTACCTTCACGTCTTCGATACAAACGGTATGAATCCATTCCTCGAGAAGTATGTGAGACAAAtggttttggaaattttttctTACATTTACCATCTCTCATACATGGAGAATTAGGATTGAGTGCTCCACATGGTCCATGTTTCATATGATGGATAACAATTTCATATAGATTGGGTTTCTCAGTCTGTGAAGGTATTTCAGCATGCACTACTGAGTCGAAGTCATCAGGTGTTTGCAGCTTGTCGGTATTCTGAAAAATGACCAATATATGCACATGAGGCAATTCCCTTTTTTGGTACTCAATGACATATGAATAAGACTGAACTTTTCCCAACACTCCTCTATCCAAAATGTCTTTCTTAAATTCCTCAAATTTGGATTTGAAAATCCTTGTAATTAAATCAGTACGGTCTTGAGGAGATTGCCCAGgatataattgattttttatttcgCTCTAATTTGGATTGCATGTCATTGTAATCATTAGGTCTGGCTTTCCATAAGTTTGTACCAAAGTCATTGCATCTTGATATCGTTGGTACATGTCATGTGGACTTCTAGTAAAAGATTATGGAAGTACAATTCTATGACCAACATTTCCTATATATTATAGGTGTTAgtcatattaaaataaaaaatatacacgaaataataatattatgtttatGAAGGTACCATACCTGCATTGTTTTCTCCCCCATCTAAACAATCTTGTAGTCCTTGGTAAGGTTCAGACCGAATGTTACGTTGATTAGAACGTATCCACCTCAGTCTTTGTGTTTCAATCTTGACGTAGTTGTCGAATACATTTGTTGCAATAGACGTGCTCCACGAACAAGTAATGTTGGAGAATTTTCCCGTATCTATTGTTAAAATTTATTAACATGCATTGAATAgtgaaattaaattatatatac comes from Henckelia pumila isolate YLH828 chromosome 4, ASM3356847v2, whole genome shotgun sequence and encodes:
- the LOC140862594 gene encoding ATP-dependent DNA helicase pfh1-like; amino-acid sequence: MNCVPELAGKYLYREFPQYFTWIQSQKEWVPRRIQNQVVGRIYVVSPSEGERFYLRILLNNVSGSKSFEYLITVNGNVYTTFKEAAEIRGLLQHDDYVHHYHPLPRIIEDELSIQISDDDLRSIEYLNAQQKMTFDSVIQNIMCNQPKLFFIDGPGGTGKAFLYRTILAHVRKSGKTIIAVATSGITATLLPGGRTAHSRLQISLKPTTSTLCTIKKQTDLAELIRRATTVIWDEAPMANCYAFESVNKNFQDIMENHLPFGGKIMVFGGDFRQVLQVVKLGTMREQIAASILKSTFWHRVNVLHLQQNMRSADDTEFSEFLLRIGNGLQHTINGDFIKFPDSLVIRWENEESIDKLIDFVFPNMINHVNDANYMVGRAIITPKNCDVDKINEMFISKFPGEEKVYTSWDSIEDDNNNIFQEEFLNSLSPSGFPPYRISLKVGCPIMLLRNVSPELGLCNGTRLICRTFGRNFIDAEIITGPHKGTRYFLHRIPLKSEENSGLPFELTGDQIHFPGTLVADEKTVIENIKDIDTTTCQHTPPAQSYRVKFNFNIAKFKDDYDAFNFINIVASKISSD